In Methylacidiphilum infernorum V4, a single window of DNA contains:
- a CDS encoding tRNA (cytidine(34)-2'-O)-methyltransferase gives MEHQGLGVVLVAPQIPQNTGNIARICAATFSELHLVKPLGFSLEDAALRRAGLDYWKEVRLFLWEGWDHFTAANPRKRLLFFETGTYPPYFTASFAPGDMLVFGRETKGLSQRILSFSPHFIYSIPILNGKVRSLNLANCVSIVLYEALRQILLGKK, from the coding sequence ATGGAACACCAGGGTCTTGGAGTCGTTCTTGTGGCTCCCCAAATTCCTCAAAACACGGGCAATATTGCAAGGATCTGTGCGGCCACATTTAGCGAACTCCACCTGGTCAAACCCCTGGGTTTTTCTTTGGAAGATGCGGCCTTGCGGAGAGCCGGGTTGGACTACTGGAAGGAAGTCCGGTTATTCCTCTGGGAAGGGTGGGATCATTTCACGGCTGCAAATCCCCGCAAAAGGTTGCTTTTTTTTGAAACCGGGACTTATCCCCCTTACTTTACCGCTTCTTTTGCTCCCGGGGACATGCTTGTTTTTGGCCGTGAAACAAAAGGCCTTTCCCAGAGAATTCTTTCTTTCAGTCCCCATTTTATTTATTCGATTCCCATCCTTAATGGGAAAGTGCGCAGCCTCAACTTGGCCAACTGTGTATCCATCGTGCTCTACGAAGCCTTAAGGCAAATTCTCTTGGGCAAAAAATAG
- the katG gene encoding catalase/peroxidase HPI: MTTEGSCPFHHTAAIGGLKTNEEWWPNRLNLKILRQNSPLSNPMGAGFNYAKEFCSLDLSALKEDLRRLMTDSQQWWPADFGHYGPLFIRMAWHSAGTYRVHDGRGGAGSGQQRFAPLNSWPDNVLLDKARRLLWPIKQKYGRKISWADLIILAGNVALESMGLKTFGFGGGRVDSWEPDESVYWGVEQKWLEDKRYSGKRDLEQPLAAVQMGLIYVNPEGPNGNPDPVAAAVDIRETFTRMGMNDAETVALIAGGHTFGKAHGAGPASFVGPEPEAAGIAEQGLGWRSSYRSGKGADAIGSGLEVIWTRTPTRWNNDYFQFLFEYEWEPTKSPAGAWQWVAKDAPEIVPDPFDPAKKRKPTMLTTDLSLRFDPVYEKIARAYYEQPDLFADAFARAWFKLTHRDMGPRSRYLGPEVPKEDLLWQDPIPPVDHPLIETDDMNSLKAKILESGLTVRELVFTAWSSASTFRGSDKRGGANGARIRLSPQKDWPANEPTQLARVLAVLEQIQKEFNARSPKKVSMADLIVLGGCAGVEQAARNGGRSVVVPFIPGRSDALEEQTDVESFAFLEPWADGFRNFYKKGCSVPQEALLVDKAQLLTLTAPEMTVLVGGMRVLDANVGRSRHGVFTDRPGALTNDFFVNLLDMDTEWKPVDEREELFEGRDRKTGTLLWTATRVDLIFGSNSELRAISEVYGAADAQDKFVKDFISAWNKVMNLDRFDLAPA; encoded by the coding sequence ATGACGACCGAAGGAAGCTGTCCATTTCACCACACCGCCGCAATCGGCGGGCTTAAGACCAACGAGGAGTGGTGGCCCAATCGACTCAATCTCAAGATTTTACGCCAAAACTCACCGCTATCGAACCCGATGGGCGCTGGGTTCAATTACGCCAAGGAATTCTGTAGCCTTGATTTGAGCGCTCTAAAAGAGGATCTGCGCAGGCTCATGACGGATTCCCAGCAATGGTGGCCGGCCGACTTCGGTCATTATGGACCGCTCTTTATCCGCATGGCTTGGCACAGTGCGGGCACCTACCGCGTGCATGACGGGAGGGGTGGGGCGGGAAGCGGACAGCAGCGATTTGCCCCGCTGAACAGTTGGCCCGACAACGTGCTCCTCGATAAGGCGCGACGGCTTCTCTGGCCGATCAAGCAAAAGTATGGGAGGAAGATCTCCTGGGCTGACCTGATCATTCTTGCCGGTAACGTGGCGCTCGAGTCGATGGGCCTCAAGACCTTTGGCTTTGGCGGCGGTCGTGTCGATTCCTGGGAACCCGATGAGTCGGTTTACTGGGGAGTCGAACAAAAGTGGCTTGAAGACAAGCGCTACTCCGGTAAACGCGACCTGGAACAACCCCTGGCCGCCGTCCAGATGGGCCTTATCTACGTCAATCCCGAAGGACCAAACGGCAACCCCGATCCCGTGGCGGCCGCGGTGGATATCCGGGAAACCTTCACCCGCATGGGGATGAACGACGCGGAGACCGTGGCCCTGATCGCCGGCGGCCATACATTCGGCAAGGCGCATGGTGCCGGCCCTGCTTCTTTTGTCGGTCCAGAACCGGAGGCAGCGGGCATTGCCGAGCAGGGACTGGGCTGGCGGAGCAGTTACCGTAGTGGCAAGGGAGCCGATGCGATCGGCAGCGGCTTGGAAGTGATCTGGACCAGGACCCCGACCCGGTGGAACAACGACTACTTTCAGTTCCTCTTCGAGTACGAGTGGGAGCCCACCAAGAGTCCAGCAGGGGCTTGGCAATGGGTAGCCAAGGACGCCCCCGAGATCGTGCCCGATCCGTTCGATCCGGCCAAAAAGCGCAAGCCCACCATGCTGACCACCGATCTCTCGCTTCGTTTTGACCCGGTTTACGAGAAGATCGCCCGGGCTTACTACGAGCAACCGGATCTGTTTGCCGATGCTTTCGCACGAGCTTGGTTTAAGCTCACCCACCGGGACATGGGCCCGCGCAGCCGCTACCTTGGCCCCGAGGTACCCAAAGAAGACCTGCTTTGGCAGGATCCGATTCCCCCGGTCGATCATCCACTGATCGAAACGGATGACATGAATTCGCTCAAGGCCAAGATCCTGGAATCGGGATTAACGGTCAGGGAACTGGTTTTTACCGCCTGGTCATCGGCCTCTACCTTCCGCGGGTCGGACAAGCGGGGTGGGGCCAACGGTGCCCGAATCCGGCTGAGCCCGCAGAAAGATTGGCCGGCAAACGAGCCCACCCAGCTCGCCAGGGTACTTGCGGTGCTCGAGCAGATCCAGAAAGAGTTCAACGCACGATCCCCCAAAAAGGTGTCGATGGCGGACCTGATCGTGCTCGGGGGTTGCGCCGGCGTAGAACAAGCGGCCAGAAACGGGGGACGCTCGGTGGTTGTACCCTTTATCCCGGGTCGTTCCGATGCCTTGGAAGAGCAGACTGACGTGGAGTCGTTCGCCTTCCTTGAACCTTGGGCCGATGGGTTTAGGAATTTCTACAAGAAAGGCTGTAGCGTGCCTCAAGAAGCGCTATTGGTCGACAAGGCACAGCTCTTGACGCTCACCGCACCGGAGATGACGGTGCTTGTTGGGGGCATGCGCGTCCTGGATGCCAACGTGGGAAGGAGCCGGCATGGGGTATTCACGGATCGACCGGGAGCGCTTACCAACGACTTTTTCGTCAACCTGCTCGACATGGACACCGAGTGGAAGCCCGTGGACGAACGCGAGGAACTCTTCGAGGGACGGGACCGGAAAACGGGAACACTCCTGTGGACCGCCACTCGAGTCGACTTGATTTTCGGTTCCAACTCCGAGCTGCGCGCGATCTCCGAGGTCTACGGCGCTGCCGATGCGCAGGATAAGTTCGTGAAAGACTTCATCTCCGCCTGGAACAAGGTAATGAACCTCGACCGCTTCGACCTGGCCCCGGCATGA
- the gltB gene encoding glutamate synthase large subunit — translation MDLKRFDRKQALTPPLWIPQRERSSCGVGFVADIQANSSHSILESALSCVCALSHRGAIDADMKTGDGAGIMTRIPYDIFRPEIEKSGHHLFKNEDLAIGFCFLPAEDLYAQAHCKKIIEQTVQEQGIFILGWRTVPVHRDALGDKAQRTCPQIEQLLLAKPLDRPLDSFGFEQLLFLCRKKIENKIAQENIKDFYIPSFSCRTIVYKGLFVSPQLQKFYADLKDPLYKTPFAIYHQRYSTNTFPSWFLAQPFRLLAHNGEINTIQGNRSWTRAKERALEMAEPWGKEIENLLPIIDPASSDSASLDNVLEFLHLSGRDILETLLMMVPAAWQAEKHISEELKSFYLYHELFSEPWDGPAALVFSDGRIVGACLDRNGLRPARYRITADGLFILGSEAGIGKTDDRSVIEKGRLGPGEIIAVDIEAKKILRDKEIKAQLSLRHPYNTFLKRCHKKIRKKISFSHGFKDNPEELNRQLLCFGYDEEEIQYVLKPMVLKAEEAIGSMGDDAPLAILSDKPKLLYWYFRQLFAQVTNPPIDPIREKLVMSLESWCGRFPPWISSDPIDYEVLRLSSPVLFDSDIEELRSRPEPSLQSRTIRCLFPTEGQEEAFLARLWEIKKEAEEAADEGISILILSDKGVSPELAPLPMLLVVGAVHHHLIRVGKRTKLSLICETAECRDVHHFACLIGYGATAVNPYLCLELFCHLHQGGDFGNLTQEEMAQNYKAAVEKGLLKILSKMGISTLSSYHGSQLFEALGIGEEVVRDCFENTPTRIGGLNYRQIAKETLQRHQLGFGGNLQKLVDMGYYRYKREGERHALTPPAINSLHLFVGLKGKTKGGQIDDYRKFAEAINRHGPLSIRDCLTFRPQTPIPLEEVEQVEEIRKRFTTAAMSYGALSPEAHETLSIAMNRIGGKSNTGEGGEDPERYSPMLNGDSKNSLIKQVASGRFGVTAEYLSNAAEIEIKMAQGSKPGEGGQIPGFKVDAVIARLRRSTPGFPLISPPPHHDIYSIEDLSQLIYDLKQANPRAKICVKLVSEAGVGTIAAGVAKAHADIILISGCEGGTGASPISSIKYAGTPWELGVAETQQVLMLNGLRSRVTLRTDGGLRTGRDIVIAAILGAEEYNFGTMALIAMGCVYVRHCHLNTCPTGIATQDPKLRSRFKGTPEAVIAYLNAVAQEVREILASLGARSLNEIIGRTELLEQRTFPHHPKANLLDLRSLFWKPEGMETEPRYHTWERNDFQGDRPLDEIILQQAKSAIRTRKPVSIHHKVKNTNRSIGTQLSGTIAYLYGDNGLPEGTISLQLSGCAGQSLGAFLVNGVNICLEGEANDYVGKGMCGGEIVLKAPPDVPYKPEENVICGNTVLYGATGGRFYGCGKAGERFAVRNSGAVAVIEGIGDHGCEYMTRGKVVVLGKTGKNFAAGMSGGIAYVYDEEGNFPDCCNMQMVRLERFSESDEDKDLQQILYYHLEKTGSSTAKKILENWKERKQFFWKVIPLEPPKPKPKETLGKERFQEVKA, via the coding sequence ATGGATTTAAAAAGATTCGATCGAAAACAGGCTTTGACCCCACCCTTGTGGATTCCCCAGAGAGAAAGGTCGAGCTGTGGAGTGGGATTCGTAGCCGACATCCAGGCCAACAGCAGCCACTCTATTTTAGAAAGCGCCTTGAGTTGCGTCTGTGCCCTTTCCCACAGGGGTGCTATCGATGCGGACATGAAAACGGGCGATGGGGCCGGGATCATGACAAGGATTCCCTACGATATCTTTCGGCCCGAGATCGAAAAGTCAGGGCACCATCTTTTTAAAAACGAAGACCTGGCCATCGGGTTTTGCTTTTTGCCCGCCGAGGATCTCTACGCCCAAGCCCACTGCAAAAAAATCATCGAACAGACGGTCCAGGAACAGGGAATCTTCATCCTGGGTTGGCGCACCGTTCCCGTTCACAGGGATGCCCTCGGGGATAAAGCGCAAAGAACTTGTCCGCAGATCGAACAATTACTTTTGGCCAAGCCCCTCGACCGGCCGCTCGACTCTTTTGGTTTTGAACAACTGCTTTTCCTTTGCCGGAAAAAAATTGAAAATAAAATAGCCCAAGAAAACATCAAGGATTTTTACATCCCCTCCTTTTCCTGTCGAACCATTGTTTACAAGGGACTTTTCGTTTCCCCCCAGCTCCAAAAGTTCTACGCGGACCTAAAAGATCCCCTTTACAAGACCCCTTTTGCGATCTACCACCAAAGATACAGCACCAATACTTTCCCCTCCTGGTTTCTTGCCCAACCCTTTAGGCTCCTCGCCCACAACGGCGAGATCAATACCATCCAGGGCAACCGCAGCTGGACCAGGGCAAAAGAAAGAGCCCTTGAAATGGCCGAGCCCTGGGGAAAAGAAATAGAAAACCTCCTGCCTATCATCGATCCGGCTTCCAGCGACTCGGCAAGCCTAGACAACGTGCTCGAGTTTCTTCACCTTTCCGGCAGGGACATCCTGGAAACCCTCCTCATGATGGTTCCCGCCGCCTGGCAGGCTGAAAAGCATATTTCTGAAGAGCTCAAAAGCTTTTATCTCTACCACGAACTTTTTTCCGAGCCCTGGGACGGTCCCGCCGCCTTGGTATTCAGCGATGGAAGGATCGTCGGGGCTTGCCTTGACCGAAACGGGCTGCGCCCCGCCCGCTACAGGATCACCGCCGATGGCCTCTTTATCCTCGGTTCGGAAGCCGGGATCGGGAAAACCGACGACAGGTCCGTCATAGAAAAGGGAAGATTGGGTCCCGGGGAAATCATCGCGGTAGATATCGAGGCAAAGAAGATCCTCAGGGACAAGGAGATCAAGGCCCAGCTGAGCTTGCGCCATCCCTACAATACTTTTCTAAAGCGCTGCCACAAAAAAATAAGGAAAAAAATCTCCTTTTCCCATGGCTTCAAGGACAACCCCGAGGAGCTCAACCGGCAGCTTTTGTGTTTTGGCTACGATGAAGAAGAGATCCAGTATGTCCTTAAACCGATGGTCCTAAAGGCCGAGGAAGCCATAGGCTCCATGGGTGACGATGCCCCCCTAGCCATTCTTTCAGACAAACCGAAGCTCCTCTACTGGTACTTTAGGCAGCTTTTTGCCCAGGTTACCAACCCCCCCATCGATCCCATTCGTGAAAAACTGGTCATGTCCCTGGAAAGCTGGTGCGGCCGCTTTCCCCCGTGGATTTCCTCGGATCCGATCGACTACGAAGTCCTTCGGCTCAGTTCTCCTGTTCTCTTCGATTCGGACATCGAAGAGTTAAGGTCCAGACCGGAGCCTTCGCTCCAATCCAGGACCATCCGGTGCCTTTTCCCCACTGAAGGCCAAGAAGAAGCCTTCTTGGCTCGGCTATGGGAAATCAAAAAAGAAGCCGAAGAGGCGGCCGACGAAGGGATATCGATTCTCATTTTGTCGGATAAAGGGGTAAGCCCCGAGCTTGCTCCCTTGCCCATGCTTCTTGTCGTTGGGGCGGTACACCACCACTTGATTCGAGTGGGCAAAAGGACAAAACTCTCCTTGATCTGTGAAACGGCCGAGTGCCGGGACGTCCACCATTTCGCCTGCCTGATCGGTTACGGGGCGACCGCCGTCAACCCCTACCTTTGCCTGGAACTTTTTTGTCACCTTCACCAAGGGGGAGATTTTGGGAACTTGACCCAGGAAGAGATGGCCCAAAATTACAAGGCGGCGGTAGAAAAAGGACTGCTCAAGATCTTGTCGAAAATGGGAATCTCGACCCTTTCGAGTTACCACGGCAGCCAACTTTTCGAAGCTCTCGGCATCGGGGAAGAAGTGGTAAGGGACTGTTTTGAAAACACCCCCACGCGCATTGGCGGGTTAAACTACAGGCAGATCGCCAAGGAAACCCTCCAAAGGCACCAACTGGGCTTTGGCGGCAACCTCCAGAAGCTCGTGGACATGGGCTATTACCGTTACAAAAGAGAAGGGGAAAGGCATGCCCTGACCCCTCCTGCCATCAACTCCCTTCACCTTTTCGTCGGTTTAAAGGGGAAAACCAAGGGTGGACAAATCGACGATTACAGGAAGTTTGCCGAGGCGATCAACCGCCATGGCCCCTTGTCCATCCGTGACTGCTTGACCTTTCGCCCGCAAACCCCCATTCCCCTTGAAGAGGTGGAGCAAGTCGAAGAAATAAGGAAAAGGTTTACCACAGCGGCCATGTCTTATGGGGCTTTATCTCCCGAAGCCCACGAAACGCTTTCCATTGCCATGAACAGGATCGGGGGCAAGTCGAACACGGGAGAAGGAGGAGAAGATCCGGAAAGGTATAGCCCGATGCTCAACGGCGATTCCAAGAATAGCCTTATCAAGCAGGTGGCTTCCGGCCGCTTCGGGGTTACCGCCGAGTATCTTTCCAACGCCGCCGAGATCGAGATCAAGATGGCCCAAGGTTCCAAGCCGGGTGAAGGTGGACAAATTCCCGGCTTTAAAGTCGATGCGGTCATCGCCCGCCTCAGGAGGAGCACCCCGGGCTTCCCCCTCATTTCTCCCCCGCCCCACCACGACATTTACAGTATCGAAGACCTCTCCCAGCTCATTTATGACCTTAAGCAGGCTAACCCCAGGGCCAAGATTTGCGTCAAGCTCGTCTCGGAAGCCGGCGTAGGGACGATCGCCGCGGGTGTAGCCAAGGCTCATGCCGACATCATTCTCATCAGCGGTTGTGAAGGCGGAACGGGGGCTTCTCCCATTTCTTCCATCAAGTATGCGGGAACTCCCTGGGAGCTCGGAGTAGCCGAAACCCAGCAAGTGCTCATGCTCAACGGGCTGAGAAGCAGGGTAACGCTCAGGACCGACGGGGGGTTGCGCACCGGCCGGGACATCGTGATAGCGGCAATCCTGGGGGCCGAGGAATACAATTTCGGCACCATGGCCCTCATCGCCATGGGCTGTGTCTACGTTCGCCACTGCCACCTGAACACCTGCCCGACGGGGATCGCCACCCAGGATCCGAAACTAAGGAGTCGGTTCAAGGGTACTCCTGAAGCCGTCATCGCTTATCTGAACGCGGTTGCCCAAGAAGTCAGGGAAATCTTGGCTAGCCTTGGGGCCCGTTCTTTAAACGAGATCATCGGCAGGACCGAACTGCTCGAACAAAGAACTTTCCCCCACCATCCCAAGGCCAATCTTTTAGACCTGCGTTCCCTTTTTTGGAAACCCGAGGGAATGGAAACCGAGCCCCGTTACCACACCTGGGAAAGGAACGATTTCCAGGGGGACCGACCCCTTGATGAAATCATCCTCCAGCAAGCCAAGTCCGCCATTCGAACCCGCAAACCGGTTTCCATCCACCACAAGGTTAAAAATACCAATAGGAGTATCGGCACCCAGCTTTCGGGGACCATTGCTTATCTCTACGGGGACAACGGGCTTCCCGAAGGGACGATCAGCCTTCAACTTTCGGGTTGTGCCGGTCAAAGCCTCGGAGCTTTCCTGGTCAACGGGGTAAACATCTGCCTTGAAGGAGAAGCCAACGATTACGTGGGCAAAGGGATGTGCGGGGGAGAAATCGTCCTTAAAGCCCCTCCCGATGTTCCCTATAAACCCGAGGAAAACGTGATTTGCGGCAACACCGTCCTTTATGGAGCCACCGGCGGTAGGTTTTACGGTTGTGGAAAAGCCGGGGAGAGGTTTGCCGTGAGGAACAGCGGGGCGGTCGCCGTCATCGAGGGAATCGGCGATCACGGCTGCGAATACATGACGAGGGGCAAAGTGGTCGTGCTGGGTAAAACCGGAAAAAATTTTGCCGCGGGAATGTCGGGAGGTATCGCCTACGTGTACGACGAGGAAGGGAATTTTCCGGACTGTTGCAACATGCAGATGGTGAGGTTGGAAAGATTCTCGGAAAGCGACGAAGACAAGGATTTACAACAGATCCTTTATTACCACCTGGAAAAAACGGGCAGCAGCACGGCAAAGAAGATCCTCGAGAATTGGAAAGAAAGAAAACAGTTCTTTTGGAAAGTCATTCCCTTGGAACCTCCCAAGCCCAAGCCCAAGGAAACTCTGGGCAAGGAACGTTTCCAGGAAGTCAAAGCCTAA
- the trpA gene encoding tryptophan synthase subunit alpha: MNSITKGRIAGTFSELSRNSQKAFIPFLMAGDPSPELFLDLVEALDESGADLLEVGIPFSDPLADGPIIQQSAIRALKGGINMEEVFSLLSQIRQRSAIPVVLFSYLNPIFRYGIERFAQKAVESGADGVLIVDLPPEEVLEGVEVLEEKLDRVLLVTPSTSPERRRYIAGRSRGFLYCVSRYGITGPQKEISKEAYELVKSVEPYKRVPLCVGFGVSTPEQARAISSYADGVVVGSALVGEVARIAEGKSTVERFKDFAFSLAKSIH; encoded by the coding sequence ATGAACAGTATCACGAAGGGAAGGATTGCAGGAACTTTTTCAGAGTTGAGCCGGAATTCCCAAAAGGCCTTCATTCCTTTTTTGATGGCGGGAGATCCTTCTCCAGAGCTTTTCCTTGATCTTGTGGAAGCCTTGGATGAAAGCGGGGCGGACCTGTTGGAAGTGGGCATTCCTTTTTCTGATCCCTTGGCCGATGGTCCCATAATCCAACAATCGGCTATCCGGGCTTTGAAGGGGGGAATAAATATGGAAGAGGTTTTTTCCTTGCTCTCTCAGATTCGGCAAAGATCCGCTATCCCGGTTGTCCTTTTTTCTTATCTTAACCCGATTTTTCGATACGGGATCGAGCGGTTTGCCCAGAAAGCCGTTGAAAGTGGGGCCGATGGGGTGCTGATCGTCGATCTCCCCCCCGAGGAAGTCCTTGAAGGGGTGGAGGTTTTAGAGGAAAAGCTTGACCGGGTATTGCTTGTTACTCCTTCAACTTCCCCGGAAAGGAGAAGGTACATAGCGGGCAGAAGCCGGGGCTTTCTTTACTGTGTTTCCCGTTACGGCATTACCGGTCCCCAAAAGGAAATATCAAAAGAGGCCTATGAACTGGTCAAGTCCGTTGAACCCTATAAACGGGTCCCCCTTTGTGTAGGTTTTGGGGTATCGACCCCGGAGCAGGCCAGGGCCATTTCTTCTTATGCCGATGGGGTTGTCGTGGGTAGTGCCTTGGTAGGGGAAGTGGCGAGGATCGCCGAGGGAAAAAGCACGGTGGAAAGATTCAAAGATTTTGCTTTTTCTCTTGCAAAAAGTATTCATTAA
- the truA gene encoding tRNA pseudouridine(38-40) synthase TruA, with product MNLAVVGYKLTLSYCGSGFHGWQRQGELPTVQRALEEAVAKIWEEPIPVEGAGRTDAGVHAKGQVASFAAPRKLEPEVLKRALNYHLPDTVRVWDARIVPREFSARFDAVSKTYQYLLWNDPVMDPFYLGRAWHIPRAMDVEMMNEAARLFLGKHNFAAFVSNPGMPVKNPVRTVLDCFFLEQGSLVFFNVKADGFLYRMVRNMVGALVKVGLGRLSRQELKKIFENQKRIEAFAAAPPWGLYLLAVDYPPDQES from the coding sequence TTGAACTTAGCTGTTGTGGGCTACAAGCTTACTCTTTCTTATTGCGGCAGCGGTTTCCATGGTTGGCAAAGACAGGGAGAGCTGCCTACCGTCCAGCGCGCCCTTGAGGAAGCGGTTGCCAAAATATGGGAAGAGCCGATTCCCGTTGAAGGGGCCGGGCGGACCGACGCGGGTGTCCATGCCAAGGGACAAGTGGCTTCCTTTGCCGCCCCAAGAAAGTTAGAACCCGAAGTACTCAAGCGAGCCCTCAATTATCATTTGCCCGACACGGTCCGGGTTTGGGATGCCCGGATTGTCCCCAGGGAGTTCAGCGCTCGGTTCGATGCGGTTTCCAAGACTTACCAGTATCTTCTCTGGAACGACCCGGTCATGGATCCTTTTTATCTCGGCAGGGCCTGGCATATACCCCGGGCCATGGACGTGGAAATGATGAATGAAGCCGCTCGGCTCTTCTTGGGCAAGCATAATTTTGCCGCTTTTGTCAGTAACCCCGGAATGCCGGTCAAAAACCCGGTAAGGACGGTGTTGGATTGTTTTTTCCTTGAGCAAGGCAGTCTTGTTTTCTTTAACGTTAAAGCCGACGGTTTTCTTTACCGCATGGTCCGCAACATGGTCGGGGCGTTAGTGAAAGTGGGACTAGGACGGTTGAGCCGGCAAGAACTTAAAAAAATTTTTGAAAATCAAAAAAGAATAGAGGCCTTTGCTGCTGCTCCCCCTTGGGGACTGTATCTATTAGCCGTTGATTATCCCCCGGATCAGGAAAGCTAG
- the hisF gene encoding imidazole glycerol phosphate synthase subunit HisF: MLAKRIIPCLDVHAGRVTRGKKFGKAELGQLTDVGDPSLLALRYNEEGADELVFYDITASVEGRGALLGILRSVARSCFIPLTAGGGIKTVEEIREVLRAGADKVSLNTAALANPLLIKEGAQKFGSQCIVLSIDAQRVGENSWRVYSHGGRKETPWDVREWAMKGVELGAGEIVINSIDADGTKEGYDLKLIRMLADCLPVPVVASGGAGKMEDFALALEYAHADAVLAAGVFHRAEIHIAALKSYLKERGLPIRT, translated from the coding sequence ATGCTGGCCAAGAGAATTATTCCCTGTCTTGACGTCCATGCGGGAAGGGTAACCAGGGGAAAAAAATTTGGCAAGGCCGAGCTGGGGCAGTTGACCGACGTTGGCGATCCCTCCCTTCTTGCCTTAAGGTATAACGAGGAAGGAGCCGATGAGCTCGTTTTTTATGATATCACCGCAAGCGTCGAGGGCAGGGGAGCATTGCTTGGCATCTTGCGGTCTGTCGCCCGGAGTTGTTTTATTCCCCTTACGGCTGGAGGCGGAATAAAAACCGTGGAGGAGATCCGGGAAGTTTTGCGGGCGGGTGCAGACAAGGTCAGTTTGAATACCGCGGCTTTGGCCAATCCCCTGCTCATTAAAGAGGGAGCCCAGAAGTTCGGCTCGCAGTGTATTGTTTTATCCATTGATGCCCAAAGGGTCGGAGAAAATTCCTGGAGGGTTTACAGCCATGGGGGCAGGAAAGAAACCCCTTGGGATGTAAGGGAGTGGGCGATGAAAGGGGTTGAGCTGGGAGCCGGAGAGATCGTTATAAACAGTATCGATGCCGATGGCACAAAAGAAGGTTATGATCTCAAGCTCATAAGGATGCTGGCCGATTGCTTGCCTGTGCCCGTGGTTGCCAGTGGCGGAGCAGGAAAGATGGAAGATTTTGCCTTGGCCCTGGAATATGCCCATGCCGATGCCGTGCTTGCAGCGGGGGTGTTTCATAGGGCTGAAATCCATATTGCGGCTTTAAAATCCTACTTGAAAGAGAGGGGATTGCCTA
- a CDS encoding acyloxyacyl hydrolase: MRFVFCFLLSLAILWPAFARANPGAESAYSAQTEQSPSSLKTEEIPEVALFKEGANEIMFMAGGLFSMGSGNGRYTFDEIPTMTYWGWMLTTPDKGGILRGNLELLVALYASAIIKGFGSTVVGPQVMIRYNFVQPDSRFIPFIEGGLGFVFTDAYTVKTQSMVGQAIEFTPQLGAGCRYMLDSHWSFNFELLFHHMSNADMASRNIGVNELGGLIGFSYLLGRPH, from the coding sequence ATGCGTTTTGTGTTTTGTTTTCTTTTGAGCTTGGCGATCCTGTGGCCCGCCTTTGCAAGGGCTAATCCTGGAGCGGAGTCTGCCTACAGTGCGCAAACCGAGCAATCCCCTTCATCCCTTAAAACCGAGGAAATTCCCGAGGTCGCCCTTTTTAAGGAAGGGGCCAACGAAATTATGTTCATGGCGGGCGGTCTTTTTTCGATGGGTTCGGGAAACGGGAGGTATACTTTTGATGAAATTCCTACCATGACTTACTGGGGGTGGATGTTGACGACCCCGGATAAAGGGGGAATCCTGCGGGGCAATCTAGAGTTGCTTGTTGCTCTTTATGCCAGTGCCATCATTAAGGGCTTTGGAAGCACCGTCGTAGGACCGCAAGTTATGATCAGGTACAACTTCGTTCAGCCGGACAGCCGCTTTATTCCCTTTATCGAGGGAGGACTGGGGTTTGTCTTTACCGATGCCTATACGGTTAAAACCCAATCGATGGTGGGGCAGGCCATAGAGTTTACCCCTCAACTTGGCGCGGGTTGCCGCTACATGTTGGACAGCCATTGGTCGTTTAACTTCGAGCTTTTGTTTCACCACATGTCTAATGCGGACATGGCCAGTAGGAATATTGGAGTGAATGAATTGGGAGGATTGATCGGGTTTTCTTATCTACTGGGTCGGCCTCATTGA
- the ruvX gene encoding Holliday junction resolvase RuvX, which translates to MAILSLDYGNKHIGLAVNDESFSIAIPLDPLPAEPYVKFIGKLKEIIVNYEVSLLIVGLPRNMDGSYGPAAEKVRQFVLKLKQWIPIPVEFHDERLTTKLADRLLTQCGCNGREKKKKIDSYAAAVILQSYLDVLPLKGKRAGSAV; encoded by the coding sequence ATGGCTATTTTGTCCTTGGATTACGGTAATAAGCATATTGGGCTTGCGGTCAACGACGAGAGCTTTTCGATTGCCATTCCTCTCGATCCGTTGCCTGCAGAACCCTACGTGAAGTTTATTGGAAAGCTCAAGGAGATCATCGTAAACTACGAGGTGAGCCTTCTTATCGTGGGGTTGCCAAGGAACATGGATGGTTCCTATGGGCCTGCCGCCGAAAAAGTAAGGCAGTTCGTGTTGAAGCTTAAGCAGTGGATCCCTATACCTGTGGAATTTCATGACGAGAGGCTGACGACGAAGTTGGCAGACCGGTTATTGACTCAATGCGGTTGCAATGGCAGGGAAAAGAAAAAAAAGATCGACAGCTATGCCGCAGCGGTTATACTGCAGTCTTACTTGGATGTTCTTCCCTTGAAGGGAAAAAGAGCGGGAAGTGCTGTTTAA